The following are from one region of the Fibrobacter sp. genome:
- the mnmA gene encoding tRNA 2-thiouridine(34) synthase MnmA: MEPNNKTVAVGLSGGVDSALTAWTLQQKGYNVIGITMALWDGSIDMPIVEGRSGCFGPNESESIEAAESVAKRLSIPFHVVPVVEEYKKNVLDYFRAEYRAGRTPNPCVRCNQSIKFGAMLHAVRKMGVDFDYFATGHYARLDFRSPEEPFLWRARDSFKDQSYFLSRLTEDQLSSVLFPLGEMHKDEVKELARKIGWEDFASKKESQDFLECGDYSVLFDESDNVPGDFVDVNGKVLGQHKGFIHYTIGQRKGLNIGGQPEPLFVIAIDVKKNQVVLGPRSLLQCSEVSGSQLNLMVSKDSPLLQQKLQAKIRLGHTFAEASITELTDNRISIRFDTPQFAATPGQIMVLYAGDGIVASAIIEK, encoded by the coding sequence GCCTGGACCTTGCAGCAGAAGGGCTACAACGTCATAGGCATTACCATGGCCCTCTGGGACGGTTCCATCGATATGCCCATCGTGGAGGGCCGCTCCGGATGTTTCGGCCCCAACGAAAGCGAAAGCATCGAAGCCGCCGAGAGTGTAGCCAAGCGCCTGTCCATCCCCTTCCACGTGGTTCCCGTGGTAGAGGAATACAAGAAAAACGTGCTGGACTATTTCCGCGCCGAATACCGGGCGGGCCGTACGCCCAACCCCTGCGTGCGCTGCAACCAGTCCATCAAGTTCGGAGCCATGCTCCACGCCGTCCGCAAGATGGGCGTAGATTTTGACTACTTTGCCACGGGACACTACGCCCGTCTGGATTTCAGGAGTCCCGAGGAACCGTTCCTGTGGAGGGCCCGCGACAGTTTCAAGGACCAGTCCTATTTCCTTTCCAGGCTAACCGAAGACCAGCTTTCGTCGGTGCTGTTCCCCCTGGGCGAAATGCACAAGGACGAAGTCAAGGAACTGGCCCGTAAAATCGGCTGGGAAGATTTCGCCTCCAAAAAGGAGAGCCAAGATTTTCTGGAATGTGGCGACTACTCTGTGCTCTTTGACGAAAGCGACAACGTTCCCGGAGACTTCGTAGATGTAAACGGCAAGGTCCTGGGGCAGCACAAAGGGTTCATCCATTACACCATCGGACAAAGGAAAGGGCTCAACATCGGCGGTCAGCCGGAACCCCTTTTCGTGATTGCCATCGACGTCAAGAAGAATCAAGTGGTGCTCGGCCCTCGCAGTCTGTTGCAATGTAGCGAAGTCAGCGGGAGCCAGCTGAACCTGATGGTATCCAAGGATTCACCCCTGCTGCAGCAGAAACTCCAGGCGAAAATCCGGCTGGGCCACACCTTCGCCGAAGCGAGCATTACCGAACTTACGGACAACCGAATCTCTATCCGGTTCGATACGCCCCAATTTGCCGCCACGCCTGGCCAGATTATGGTGCTCTACGCCGGCGACGGCATCGTGGCCTCGGCGATTATCGAGAAGTAG